The stretch of DNA AAAAATTTGAGAGTTTAAATAGCTTTGAAAAGATATTAAATAGCCAAAATCCTTTAGAAGAGTTATCAAAAATGTATGATTTATATTTAGATATTTTTTGGGATTATAGATTTCTTATGAGAGATTCATCTGTTTTACTCTCAACTTTGCCTAAGTTTAAAGAGATTTTTATTCAAAGACAAAACCTTAGAATTAGCCAAATAAAAATGTTGATAGAGTATTTTATTTCAAAAGATATTTTTAAACAAATGAGTGAAGATGAGATTTTATTATCTGCAAAATTAAATTGGTTTATTTCAACTTATTGGCAAAATTTTATTTCTATAAATGAGGTAATTACAAAAGAGTCTTTTAAAGAGGCAAAGGATGTTATATTTAAAATAAATATAAATCCTTTTTTAAAATAAAAAAGAGGATTATTCCTCTTCTTTATTTGTTAGAACTTCGTCATCTTTATGACCACTAAGTCTTGAAATTAAAACGAAGAATAGTGGAATAAATAAAATTGCTATAAATGTAGCAGTTAACATTCCTCCTACAACTCCAGTTCCAATAGAGTGTTTACTTGCAGCTCCAGCTCCACTACTAATAGCAAGTGGCATAACTCCAACTGTAAATGCTAATGAAGTCATAATAATTGGTCTAAGTCTTACTTTAGCAGCTTCAAGTGCCGCATCAACCAATTTTATACCTTCTTTTTGTTTTTGAATAGCAAACTCTACAATTAAAATTGCATTTTTAGCCGCAAGTCCTGCAAGAACAAGAAGTCCAATTTGGAAATAGATATTATTGTCTAAGCTTCTTATATTTGTAGCAAGTATTGCTCCAAAAATTGCAAATGGTACTGCTAATACAACAGAAAGTGGTAATAACCATCTTTCATAAAGTGCACAAAGAATTAAGAACAGAAAAACAATACCAAAAATAAATGCTTGAGCAGAACTTCCACCAATTTGTTTTTCTTGATAAGCAGTTCCTGTCCAGCTGATTGTATAACCTTCTGGTAAAACTTCATTTGCAACTTCTTCAATAGCTCTTAATGAATCTCCAGAACTATATCCAGCTGCTGGTTGTCCTGAAACTTTTGCTGCTTGGAAAAGGTTAAATCTTTCTACGATATCAGCTCCAACAACTTTTTTATAGTTTATAAATGAATTAATTGGTAAAAGCTCACCTTTATCTGATCTAACATAAACATATTGGAAATCATCAACATTATTTCTAAATTCATCTTTAGCTTGTAAATTAACTTTATAAGTTCTTCCATATAAAGAAAAATCATTTACATAATAACTTCCAAAAGTTGCATTTATAGTGCTATAAATATCACTTAAACTTACACCTTTTGCTTTAGCTTTTTCAGTATCTACATCAATTTGAAATTGTGGAATATTAGCAGCAAGTGCAGTTCTTACTCCCATTAATTCAGGTCTAGTTTTGGCTTTTTCAACTATTTGATTTACAATTTTTCCTAAATCTTCAATAGTTCCACCTTTTCTATCTTGAACATACATATCAAATCCACCTGTAACACTCATCCCCATAATTGGAGGTGGTACAACGGCAAAAGAGAAACCTTCTGTTGTTCCCATTAGTTGTTTACTAAATTTTGCTAAAAGTGCTTGTGCTTCTTGCTCAGGATTTGGTCTTTTACTCCAATCTTTTAATTTAATAATTGTTGCAACTGTATGACTTCTTTGTGCCGAAGTTGTAAAGTCATATCCAGCAAGAGTAATTATATTATTTACACTTGGATCTTCTGCAATAATTTTATTTATCTCTTCACTTAACTCTAAAGATTTTGACATAGAGTATCCAGGAGGGTTAAATCCAAATACAAAGATTGTTCCTTGATCTTCATCAGGAAGAAGTCCAGTTTTCATAGACTTAAACATATCCCAAGATATAAATAATAATCCAGCATATAATAAAACAGAAATTAAAGAAAATCTAATACTTTTTTTAACTATTACTGAATACCCTTGTGTAGCTTTTGCAAAAGAATCATTGAACCATTTGAAAAAACCTTTTGGTTCATGTTTTTTGTTTTTTAATACTTTTACACAAAGAGCTGGAGTTAAAGTTAAAGCAACGAATCCAGAAATAACAACAGAAATAACAATTGTTATGGCAAACTGTCTATACATTTCTCCACTTAATCCACCCATAAATGCAACAGGAATAAATACAGCACCTAAAACTAAAATAATAGCAATTAAAGCTCCAGTTACCTCTTTCATAGCAATAAATGCAGCTTCTTTAGGAGTTTTTCCTTCTTCCATGTGCCTTTCGATATTTTCAATAACGATAATAGCATCATCAACAACGATACCAATAGCAAGAACTAAACCAAATAGAGTTAGTAAGTTAATACTAAATCCTAAAGCATACATTCCTGCAAATGCACCAACTATTGATACTGGAACCGCAATAAAAGGAATAATAGTCGCTCTCCAGCTTTGTAAGAATAAGAAAATAATCAAAATAACAAGTGCTAAAGCTTCAACGAACGTTTTAACAACTTCGTGAATTGAAGCTGTAATAAAATCTGTACTATCATAAGGGATACTATATGTCATATCTTCAGGGAAACTTTTACTTGCATCTTCTAAAGCTTTTTTTATTGCATCAGCAGTTTCAAGTGAGTTAGCTCCACTTTGTAAAAATACTCCAATAGGAATTGAAGGTGCATTATTTAGTCTTGTTGTAACACTATAATCACTAGCTCCAAGCTCAACAGTTGCGATATCTTTTAATCTTAAACTACTTCCATCTTCATTTGATCTAATTACAATATTTCCAAATTGTTCAGGATTTTCAAACCTTTGAGGAGTTCTAATTGTATATGTATACATCTGTTTTTGAGCAATTGGTTCAGAAGCAATTTTTCCAGCTGCATATTGATTATTTTGTTCTTTAATTGCTGTTATAACATCAGTTGTAGCAAGTGAATATTTTGATAATTTTAATGGATCCATCCAGATTCTAATAGAGTAATCTTTTGCTCCAAAAATCATAGCATCACCAACTCCTTTTACCCTTTTTAGTGATTCAACTAAGTTTAATAAAGCATAATTTGATAAATAAATTGAATCAAAAGTTTTATTTGGAGATTGAAGCATTGCAAACATCAAAATACTTGGACTTCTTTCACCTACAACAACACCTTGTCTTTGTACTTGTTCAGGCATTTTTGCTAGGGCAGCTTGTACTCTATTGTTTACATCGATTTTTGCATCATCAGGATTTGTTCCAACTTCAAAAAATACGTTTATACTTAATCTTCCACTATCTTCTGCTAGAGAGTTCATGTAAAGCATATTTTTTGCACCATTAATTTGCTCTTCAAGAGGAGCAGCAACAGTTTTTGCAATAGTATCTGCACTAGCTCCTGGATATGAAGTACTTACAATAATTTGAGGCGGTAAAACTCTTGGATATTGTTCAATTGGTAAATTGAACATAGCAATTATTCCCGTCAAAAATATTATAATTGATAAAACACCAGCAAAAACTGGGTTTTTAATAAAAAATGAAGAAATCATAATTATTTCTCTTTATTTACAATTTGAACTTTTGTATCTGGTCTTAATTTTGCAAAATTACTAGTTACAATTTGTTCATTTGGTTTTAAACCACTTTTTATAACCATTCCTTCTTTTACTAAATCTCCAGTTACAACTGGTCTTGGTTTTGCTATATTATTTTCATCAACTACAAAAACAATAGTTGCTTGAGCAGTTTTTAATACAGCATTTTCAGGAACAACAAAAACATCTCCTAAAGATAGATTTGAAATCTCTATTTTTGTAAAGTTACCTACTATTAATTCGCTATTTGCATTTTCAAATTTTGCTCTTAAAAGTAGAGTATCAGTATTTGTATCTATTACAGGAGCAATATAATCAATTTCTCCATTCTCATAAGTTTTACCATCTGTGATAAGTTTAATTTTTGCACTTTTTTCTTTTATTTGAGAAAGATATTTATTCATATCATCTTTTGGCAAAGAAAACTCAGCATGAATTGGATTTGTATTTGTAATAGTTACAAGTAAAGAATTATTTGAACTACTTCCAACTAAATCTCCAATATCATGTTGTTTTATACCAACAATTCCATCAATAGGAGCTGTTACAGTTGTATAGTTTAGACTTATTTGTGCTTCATCTAATGCTGCTTTTGAACTTTCATATTGGTATGTATAATCATCAAAAGATTGTGGACTAATTGATTTTGTAGCAATTAATGATTTAGCTCTTTCATAATCTTTTTTTGCTTTTGTATATTCAGCTTTTTTCATATTTAAATTTGCTAAATAAGTATCTGGCTCTATTTTATAAAGTAAAGTTCCTTTTTTTACAAAATCACCTTCTTTAAAATGTTTTTCTTTTAATATTCCAGAAACCCTTGCTATAACATCAACTTGTTCATAAGCTTTCAAAATAGTTGGATAAGTCTTATTTGTAGTATTATTTTGTTTTGTAATTGTAAATGTTTGAACAGGTAAACCTGGTGCTTCATTTGGTGCTTTTGCTTCATCTGCAATTAAACTATTAAATCCTAAAAAAAGGAAAGATATTGCAATTAACGACTTTTTTATCATTTTATGTACTCCTCTAATTTTTCACCACTTTGGTAAATTATGTTTGCTCTTTTTATTTCTATATCATTTAATGAAGCTCTATATAAACTAAGTGCATCAAACTTCTCACTTAAACTTTGTAAAAAGGCAACATTATCAACTAAACCATTTTCATATTTTGATTTGATAATTGTATAAGCACTATCAGCAGCTTTTAAACTAGCTTCTGTTGAAACTATTTTTGCTTTTGCTATTTCATAAGCTCTAAGTGATAGTTGTAAATCTACATTTGCTTTGTTTTTTTCATATTCTAAATTTAATTTTGAAGCTAAATACTCTTTGAATTTTGCTTCATATTTATATTTTGTTTCTCCAAATGAAAAAATATTCCATTTTAAGTTTGCACTTGCGATATTTTGATGGTCTACATCATTTCCTAAATCATTATTAGCATGGTTATACTCTTTATCATAATATGTAAAAGTATTATCTAAAGTAATAGTTGGTAAATAACCACTTTTTTCAGCCTTTGCATTACTTAAACTTGCTTGAGTATCATATTCTAAAGATTGAATATCAAATCTTGCACTTTCATCTTTTACATCTTGAAGTTCATTTACATTTGAACCAGATGTAATATCGACTTTTGTACCAGTTATATATTCTAAATTATGTAAAATTGTGATGATACCTAAATCAATCTCTTTGAGTTCAACTTTTGCAGCTTCCACATTTGAAATAATTTTTTGTACTTCATCTTCTGTTGTAGTTCCAGCATTGAAATATCTACTTAATCTTTCCATTTGAGCATCAAGTTGCTCGATTTCTTTTAATTTTGCATCTTTTTGCGCTATATATGATAAGTAGTTAAAATAGTAAGTTATAACAGTTAATGAAATATCATTTTTTAAAGCATCAAGTGATTTTTCACCACTTTTTATAGATGATTCATAACTATCATAAGTATCATATTTTCTTCCACCATCATAAAGATTATAATTTACACTTCCATATACATTTCCTGATTTATGAGCAACATTTGGTCTTTCATCATCAGTTATTGAATATCCTGCACCTAGGTCTAATTTTGGTAAATAACCACCTTTTACACTTCTATATTCATCTTTTAGTGCATCTAATTTTTGTTTAGATGACTCAACTAATCTATTTTGAATAGCTAAATTTACTAGTTCTTCTAAGCTTTGTGAATATAAAAAAAGTGGTATAAAAAAAATAAATAATATCTTTTTCAAAAACAACTCCTTTTTTTTAATAAAGAGAAATTTTATCTGTTTTATACTTAAATATATCTTGCTAGAAAGATACTTTTAATAAAAAATTTGTTATAATACTTTCATGAAAAAAAAATATTTAGATGACTTTTATGAAAGATGTTCTATTGATGAAAAGTGTGCAATATTTGCATTATCATTGCCATTATTTTTGGTAAATAAAGATTTGATAGTAAAATCAGAACAGTTTTTAAAAATAAATTATGACTTATTGCATACAGATATTGATGTTTTAGCCTCTTTATATTTTAAAGGTGAAAACTATACTTTATCCCCAACTGAGTTATATGATGCCTTAATATTTTCTTCTGGTGGAATGACAAAAGTTTTAAAAAAACTTCAAGACAGAGGACTTATCAAAAGAGACGCTGTAAAAAATGATAAAAGAAAAAATCTAGTTTGTTTAACACAAAAAGGAACAGAACTAATAAAAGAAATTATGGATAATAAAGCTTCTATGATAGAAAAGACCTTTTCAGTTTTAGATAAAAAAGAAAAAGAAAATTTGAAAAATATCCTTTCAAAAGTTCTTTATTCTTTAAATTAAAAACATAGTGTTTAATTATATTTAGAACTCCATTTCAAGAGCGATTGGACAATGGTCACTTCCTTCAATAGTATCTAAAATATAAGCATCTTTTACATAATCTTTTAAATCAGAACTGACATAAAAGTAGTCAATTCTCCAGCCAACATTATTTGCTCTTGCATTTGCTCTATAACTCCACCAAGAGTATTTATCTTTTATATCGCCGTTTATAAGTCTAAAAGTATCGATATAACCATGAGATAAAAACTTTGTTATCCAATCTCTCTCCATTTGTAAAAATCCACTTGTATTTTCATTGGCTTTTGGTCTTGCAATATCAATTTCCGTATGAGCTGTATTAACATCACCACAAACAATGATTGATTTCCCATCTTTTTTTAGATTTTCGCAATGATTTAAAAACCTATCATAAAATTCCATTTTATAATCAAGTCTTTCTTGACTACTTTGTCCGTTTGGGAAATATACATTAAAAAATGCGATATTTTTGTCTGCTAAATTGAAATGAACTTCGTTTATCCTTCCTTCATCTAAAATATCTACACTTTCACAAATACTTTGAAAAGTTGGTTCAATATCAGAAAATAGAGCAGTTCCACTTCTTCCTTTAATTGCCGATGCACTTGCAAATAGAGTTTTGAACTCTTTTGAAAAGATAGTTTTTGGAATTTGGTCTTTCATTGATTTTGTTTCTTGAACACCAAGTAAATCAACTTCTATTTCATCTATCCATTTTAACGCATCTTTTTTATCAACTGCTCGTATTCCATTTACATTCCACGAAATAAATTTATATCTTTTTGCCATTATTTAGAATTTTCCTTTTTTTCTTCTTTTTTATCTTCTTTAATTAGATTTTGTGGTGCTTTGGGTGTTGTTGGTTTATTTATACCAATATTTTTGAAATCTTTATTTGATAAACTATTTTTTTCATCTATTAGATTTTCACTTTTTCCACCATGCATATCTATTTTTCCATTATCTTGAATCATATAATTATAATTTGCAAATAAAATATTTGCAAAAAGTGTAGTAACTATTAGTAATATTTTCATAAAAAGCTCCTATTTAAAAAAAATAATTATAACTATTTTTCAATAATAAAGGCTTTATTTGGTATTTTATGCATTATTTTTAAGATAGGATTTTTTTATGTTGGAGTTAGGTTTAGGAGTTATCACTTTTTTGACTTCTGTTATTGCAGCAGTTGTTGGAATTGGTGGTGGAATGATGCTTATTGCTATTTTGCCTTCATTTTTACCTGTAAATGCACTTATTCCAGTTCATGGATTGACACAAGTTTCAAGTAATCTTAGTCGAGCAATTTTTGGATATAAAGATGTGCAATATGAAGTAGTACCTAAATTTTTAATTGGTTCTATTTTAGGAATTGCTTTTTTTGTAGGAATATTAAATTTTATTTCACTTGAATATGTACCATTATTTATTGGAGTTTATATATTACTTTCTCTTTGGAGTCAAAAGTTCAATGAAAAGATAAAAAGATATGAAAACTACTATTTAGCAGGTTTTTTTCAAACAGGACTTTCGATGGTTGTTGGAGCTACTGGTCCGCTTACAATGACACTTTTATTTAAAGATTACAATGATAAAGATAAAGTTGTAGCAACTGGAGCTGCTTTGATGAGTATAACTCATTTTTTAAAGGTAGTTGTATTTATATATTTTGGATTTGTATTTTTTGATTATATATGGATTATTATATCTATGATTATTGGAGCAGTTGTTGGAAGTTTTGTTGGAACTAAACTAAGAAATATAATAGATGGTAAAAAATTTACTATTATATTAAAAGTTTTACTTACTATTTTAGCATTAAACCTAATAATAGGAATATTACTAAAAAGTTTTTAAAGATTTTTATTACTTTTAAAGTAATAAAAATCAATCTTGGATTGTATATATGAGTTTAGATTTATCAAATCCCATACTAGTAATTTTTTCTAATAATTTATTTAAAACCTCATTACTTATAGTTTTTTCTCTTGAAATTATCCATAAATATTTTTTTGATGGAGTTCCAATAATTGCATATTTATAATCTTTATCTAAATCTAAAATCCAATAGTCTCCATAAAATGGTCTAAAAAAACTTACTTTTAGTTTACTATTTGTTTCATCTATACTATATGCAACTGCTTTTGCATCTTTAAATTCATTTGTAGAAATTTTTGTACAACTATTAACAACTTGAATCTTTTCATCATCTCTTAAAGAGTAATTTGCCTTTACATTTTTACAATCTTTTTGAAAAGGATGTTCATATCTTGCTATTTCATACCAATCTCCAAGATATTTTTGTAAATCAACTTTTTGTACTGTTTTTAAATCTGTTTCTTGTTTTGTGCTACAAGCTACAAAAAATAGTGACAATAAAATAACTCCAAAAAAGTTAAACATTTTTTTCATAATTTTTCCTTTTTATAGTTTATATATCTATTTTATAAATAGAATTTTTAAAAAACCAATTGATACTAAAATCAAAGCAATATTTTTTAGATTTTCATCATAAAAAATCAAAAATAGACCAAATAAAACAAATGATAAAGATTTTAAATATGAACCAAAATACTCTTTTAAATCTTTTTTTATAAATTCTAGTTGATCTTTGTTTATTAATACTTCAAGTTCACCTTTTGAACTTTTTGAAATCATCTGTTTTAGACTTTTTAAAAATTTAGGTAAAGATTCTATTTCATCTAAAATTATTTCTGTAATAGTGGTTTTTATTCCTAAAGCTTCGGGAAGATTATCTTTTAAAATTGGTAATATATCTTTTACTCCATTGAAATTTTCTATGTAAGTTGTTCCTAAACCTTCTATTATTGCACTAACTCTTAAAATATATACTGCATCACTTGGTAATTTAAATGGTAAATTTCTTGTACTTTCTAAAACTTCAAAAGCTAGTTTTTGCATAGATTCACTAGATAAATTGTCATTTGAAAAAATATCAAACATTTTTTGACTAAATTCAACCATCAAACTTTGAGGAGCTTCATAGCTAATAGTTCCTAATTTTTTATTTGCTCTTACAAAAGTATCAAAATCACCTTTATTTGCGCCATCAATTAGTTCAATAATAGCAACTCTTGTATCATTAGAAATATTTTTAACCATTCCAAAGTCAAGTAAAACTAAATCTCCATTACAATTTATAAGCAAATTTCCAGGATGAGGGTCTGCATGAAAATATCCATTCATTAGCATTTGTTGTGTATAAAAGTTTATAAGTTTTGAAATAATCTCTTTGAAATCAATATTATGTTTTATTAAAGAATTTTTATCATCAAATCTAAAACCTTCCATAAAACTCATAACAAGCGCACTACAACTACAAAACTCTTCATAAGGTTTTGGGAATAAAACACCACTATTTTCATAGATTTTTGAGAATTTTTTTAGATTTTCAAGTTCAATAGTAAGATTTGTTTCATCTTTTATCATACTTGAAAATTCATTTATAACTGCATCAATTGAATTTTTTGTGTAATATGAAAAAAGTGGTCTAAAAAGTTTATTAAAAAAGTTTAATATTTTTATATCAACTCTTACTTGTTTTTCTATATTTTTACGTCTAAGTTTTACTGCAACTTTTGTATCATCATTTAGATATGCAATATGAACTTGTCCTATTGAAGCACTTGCAATTGGTTCATTGTCAAATTTTTTAAAATAATCTTGCTTGAAAGACTCTTTAAAAACTGATTCAAAATCATTTTTAGACATTTTTGGAAGTTTATCATGTAGCTCTTTTAGTTCATCCAAATACTCTTTTGAAAAAAAATCTGACCTTGTTGCTAATACTTGAGCGAGTTTTATAAAACTTGCTCCCAAATAAAATATTGTCTCTTTTAATTTTTTTGGTTTTAAAGGTTTAATAAATAAAAAGCTATCCCTTTTTTTAATAAGTAAAAAAAGAGATAATAAAAATCTAAAAATTAAATAGATTCTAAAAAGTGAAAAAAGTTTTAGATATATAAAAAAAGTTTTTATTTTAAATCCTGTTTTAATTTCTCTAAATCTGCTTTTGTAGCAACTCCTAGTTCATCTAAAACTTCTTTAAACATATCTTTTATTTTTGTTTTGATTCTTTCATCTTCATCTTTTCCTTTTTTTTCTAAAGACTCCAAGAAACTCTTTGCATCATCTGTTTTGATTTTTCCTTTTTCTTCAAGAGTTTTTAACTCTTCTTCAACTTTTTCTTTTAAAAGTAAAGCTCCACCAAGACTTGTAAATAATATTTCTTTTAACATTTTTTGCTCCTTAAAATATTTAGCTAAGTATATAACTATTTTATCAAATTATAGGTATTTTATAAATATTTTGTAGCACTATTATGCCAATTTATATATTTTATTTTAAGATTAATTTAGTTGTAAAGATAAAAATAAAAATTTTTTAAATATCTTTTTTTACATAATAGCTACATAATTTTTTGATATAATCAGAGCCTATTAAAAATTAAGGAGAAAATTATGAAAAAGACTATTGTCGGAATTGTGACTGCTTCACTGTTAGCAACATCAGCAATGGCAGCTGATTATGTAATGAAAATTAGCCACGTTGTAAGTTCTAGCACACCAAAAGGTATGGCTGCTGATTATTTAGAAAAAAGAATTGAAGAGTTAACTCAAGGAAAAATTGATGTTCAAGTATTTCCAAACTCTCAACTGTATGGTGATGGAGATGAAATGAAGGCTTTAGCTATGAACAATGTTCAAGTAATTATGCCAAGTTTATCAAAATTCCCATCTATTGTACCTCAAATTCAACTTTTTGATTTACCATTTCTTTTTAGAGACAAAGAACACTTATATAAAGTTATGGATGGAGAAGTTGGAGCAAAACTTAAATCTTATGTAGATGCAAAAAAACAAATGATAGCATTTGATTATTGGGATGCTGGATTTAAACATTTTTCAAGTTCAAAACAACCTATTATTAATCCAGAAGATGCTAAAGGTTTAAAATTTAGAATTCAAAGTTCAAAAGTTCTAGAAGCACAATTTAAAGCTGTTGGTGGAAATCCACAAATTTTACCATTCTCTGAAGTTTATTCAGCACTTCAACAAGGTGTTGTTGATGCGACAGAAAATCCTTTATCAAATTTCTATACAAAAAAATTTCATGAAGTTCAATCTAGCCTTACTTTAAGTAGCCATGGATATTTAGGTTATTTAGTTGTAATGAATCAACAATTCTGGGATAAATTACCAAAAGATTTACAAGAAAAAGTTGCACTTGCTATGAAAGAAGCAACAGAGTTAGAAAGAAAAGAAACTGCTATTGAAGATGCAAAAATTATGGAAGCATTAAAAAAATATGCAGCTGATACAAAAAAACTTGAAATTTATCAGTTAACAAATGAGCAAGTGGCAAAATGGAGAAAAGTTATGGAATCTATTTATCCACAATTCTATAGTGTAATTGGTGAAGATTTAATCAAAAAAGCTATTGAGACAAAATAAGTAAAGAAGAAATATGAAAAAACTTTTTAGTATTTTAGATATTATAGTTGGGACAATAAATCAAACAATAGCTGTTTATGGAATGATATTAGGTGTGTTATTAGCATTTATTAATGTGGTTCTAAGATATATATTTGATATGAGTCTTCCTTGGGCCGCAGAACTTACTAACTATCTTTTCATCTGGTCAGCTCTTTTTGGTGCTGCTTATGGATTTAAACAAGGTGCGCACATCTCTATTACATTGTTAATAGAGAAGTGTTCTCCTATTGTTATGAAGGGATTTTTGATTTTTGCAAGTTTATTATCTATTGCGTATCTCCTTTTAATTTCATATTTTGGATATGAACTTGTATTATTCCTTATGGATTTTGGTGAAATAAATGTAGATTTACAAATTCCTATGTGGATTCCACAGCTAGTTATACCAGTTGCATTTTTACTTGCAGCGTATAGAGTTGTTGAAAAACTTATTGAACTTTATAAAACGGATGCTGATAAAATTAAACTATTTAGTGAGCATGAAGCCATTTTAGAAGATATTAAAGGAGAAAAATAGTTATGGTTATAGCTACACTTTTTATTTTACTTTTTGGTTTAATGTTAATAGGAGTTCCTGTTGCAGTAGCATTAGGAGCTAGTACATTAGCTTCGGCATTTTTATTTACAAATTTAGATTTAATGGGAACAGCTTCTCATATTTTTGATGGATTAAATAAGTATACACTTATGGCAATTCCTATGTTTATCTTAGCTGGTTCATTATTATCAAGAGGAAGTGCTGCTTCTAGAATTATTAACTTTGCAAAAAGTTTAGTTGGACATTTACCAGGTGGTTTACCAATTGCAGCTATTTTAGCATCAATTATATTTGCTGCTATTAGTGGAAGTTCTCCTGCAACAGTTGCTGCTATTGGTTCTGTTATGTATGGAGCTATTAAACAAGCTGGATATAATGAACAATTCGCCATTGGAACAATCACAACTTCTGGAACTTTAGGTATCTTAATTCCACCTTCAGTTGTATTTATTGTATATGGTGTAAGTGCTGATGAGTCTATTGGAAAACTATTCATGGCTGGAGTAATTCCAGGTCTTATGATAGGTGGAATGATGATGATAATGACTTACATCTTAGCTAAAAAGAATGGTTTTAAAGCAGAAAAGATGGCAAGTTTAAAAGAGATAATTATTGCTTTTAAAGAGTCATTTTGGGCATTATTAATTATTTTTGTTGTTATTGGTGGAATTTATGGTGGAATATTTACACCAACTGAAGCTGGAGCAGTGAGTGTTATGTATGCATTTTTTATCTCTTTCTTTGTATATAAAGATATAAAAATAAAAGATTTATATAAAATTGCATTAGATTCAGCACAAACAAGTTCTATGATTTTCTTTATCATTGCAAATGCTATGATTTTTGCACACTTCTTAACAGATGAGC from Arcobacter lacus encodes:
- the xth gene encoding exodeoxyribonuclease III, translating into MAKRYKFISWNVNGIRAVDKKDALKWIDEIEVDLLGVQETKSMKDQIPKTIFSKEFKTLFASASAIKGRSGTALFSDIEPTFQSICESVDILDEGRINEVHFNLADKNIAFFNVYFPNGQSSQERLDYKMEFYDRFLNHCENLKKDGKSIIVCGDVNTAHTEIDIARPKANENTSGFLQMERDWITKFLSHGYIDTFRLINGDIKDKYSWWSYRANARANNVGWRIDYFYVSSDLKDYVKDAYILDTIEGSDHCPIALEMEF
- a CDS encoding sulfite exporter TauE/SafE family protein, whose translation is MLELGLGVITFLTSVIAAVVGIGGGMMLIAILPSFLPVNALIPVHGLTQVSSNLSRAIFGYKDVQYEVVPKFLIGSILGIAFFVGILNFISLEYVPLFIGVYILLSLWSQKFNEKIKRYENYYLAGFFQTGLSMVVGATGPLTMTLLFKDYNDKDKVVATGAALMSITHFLKVVVFIYFGFVFFDYIWIIISMIIGAVVGSFVGTKLRNIIDGKKFTIILKVLLTILALNLIIGILLKSF
- a CDS encoding lipocalin family protein yields the protein MKKMFNFFGVILLSLFFVACSTKQETDLKTVQKVDLQKYLGDWYEIARYEHPFQKDCKNVKANYSLRDDEKIQVVNSCTKISTNEFKDAKAVAYSIDETNSKLKVSFFRPFYGDYWILDLDKDYKYAIIGTPSKKYLWIISREKTISNEVLNKLLEKITSMGFDKSKLIYTIQD
- a CDS encoding ABC1 kinase family protein encodes the protein MDELKELHDKLPKMSKNDFESVFKESFKQDYFKKFDNEPIASASIGQVHIAYLNDDTKVAVKLRRKNIEKQVRVDIKILNFFNKLFRPLFSYYTKNSIDAVINEFSSMIKDETNLTIELENLKKFSKIYENSGVLFPKPYEEFCSCSALVMSFMEGFRFDDKNSLIKHNIDFKEIISKLINFYTQQMLMNGYFHADPHPGNLLINCNGDLVLLDFGMVKNISNDTRVAIIELIDGANKGDFDTFVRANKKLGTISYEAPQSLMVEFSQKMFDIFSNDNLSSESMQKLAFEVLESTRNLPFKLPSDAVYILRVSAIIEGLGTTYIENFNGVKDILPILKDNLPEALGIKTTITEIILDEIESLPKFLKSLKQMISKSSKGELEVLINKDQLEFIKKDLKEYFGSYLKSLSFVLFGLFLIFYDENLKNIALILVSIGFLKILFIK
- a CDS encoding DctP family TRAP transporter solute-binding subunit; translation: MKKTIVGIVTASLLATSAMAADYVMKISHVVSSSTPKGMAADYLEKRIEELTQGKIDVQVFPNSQLYGDGDEMKALAMNNVQVIMPSLSKFPSIVPQIQLFDLPFLFRDKEHLYKVMDGEVGAKLKSYVDAKKQMIAFDYWDAGFKHFSSSKQPIINPEDAKGLKFRIQSSKVLEAQFKAVGGNPQILPFSEVYSALQQGVVDATENPLSNFYTKKFHEVQSSLTLSSHGYLGYLVVMNQQFWDKLPKDLQEKVALAMKEATELERKETAIEDAKIMEALKKYAADTKKLEIYQLTNEQVAKWRKVMESIYPQFYSVIGEDLIKKAIETK
- a CDS encoding TRAP transporter small permease, translated to MKKLFSILDIIVGTINQTIAVYGMILGVLLAFINVVLRYIFDMSLPWAAELTNYLFIWSALFGAAYGFKQGAHISITLLIEKCSPIVMKGFLIFASLLSIAYLLLISYFGYELVLFLMDFGEINVDLQIPMWIPQLVIPVAFLLAAYRVVEKLIELYKTDADKIKLFSEHEAILEDIKGEK
- a CDS encoding TRAP transporter large permease — translated: MVIATLFILLFGLMLIGVPVAVALGASTLASAFLFTNLDLMGTASHIFDGLNKYTLMAIPMFILAGSLLSRGSAASRIINFAKSLVGHLPGGLPIAAILASIIFAAISGSSPATVAAIGSVMYGAIKQAGYNEQFAIGTITTSGTLGILIPPSVVFIVYGVSADESIGKLFMAGVIPGLMIGGMMMIMTYILAKKNGFKAEKMASLKEIIIAFKESFWALLIIFVVIGGIYGGIFTPTEAGAVSVMYAFFISFFVYKDIKIKDLYKIALDSAQTSSMIFFIIANAMIFAHFLTDEQIPQHITQMIIEANVSPLMFLLIVNILLLVMGQFMEPSSVVMITVPLLLPIGVALGIDPIHLGVIMVVNMEIGMLTPPVGLNLFVASGITGLSMGQVIKASLPMTLVLLFGLMLITYIPAISLWLPNLMFG